The following coding sequences are from one Salvia hispanica cultivar TCC Black 2014 chromosome 3, UniMelb_Shisp_WGS_1.0, whole genome shotgun sequence window:
- the LOC125209469 gene encoding uncharacterized protein LOC125209469, with translation MLQAHYQLVKGLTSFFFQNDITNIIYATIVLHNMMVGDEGQGVSNVPVEATTGSSHDVSSESYHQGIPHSYDGLLRRFVDVRQKAAHVQLQYDMIEEIWACRHWHE, from the coding sequence ATGCTCCAAGCTCATTATCAGTTGGTCAAAGGTCTGACGTCTTTCTTCTTCCAAAATGATATCACAAATATCATCTACGCCACTATCGTCTTGCATAACATGATGGTGGGCGATGAAGGTCAAGGGGTTTCCAACGTCCCCGTTGAAGCCACAACTGGATCAAGCCACGATGTTTCTAGCGAGTCCTACCATCAGGGCATCCCTCACAGCTACGATGGGCTTCTTCGGAGATTTGTTGATGTACGCCAAAAAGCCGCCCATGTTCAACTCCAGTATGATatgattgaagaaatttgggCATGCAGGCACTGGCACGAATGA